GACTGGCTCTTTTCGATCGGCCCGCGCGTCACCTTCGGCGACTCCAGATACACCCGCGCCTATTTCGGCGTGACTCCCGAAGCCGCGGTCGCCTCCGGGCTTCCCGCCTATGACCCGGATGGCGGCGTCCAGTCGGTCGGCGTCACCGCCGGCTATCACCGCATGCTCGGCCGCAATTGGGGCTTCGCGGTGTACGGCCGTTACGACCGGCTCGTCGGCGATGCCGCCGACTCGCCGATGACGCGCGAACTCGGATCGCGCGGCCAGCCGTCGGCGGGCGTCGCGCTCAGCTATACTTTCGGCGGCGGCCGCTGAGCCCCCGCGCCGAAGGAAATCATGCTTCGCCCGGCGCCGGCAGCCTTGCGAGCAGCGCCACGAGTTGCGCCTGGCTGTTCGCCCCGGTCTTGCGGAAAATCCCCTTCAAAAGGAAACGCACCGCGTTGAGGCTGACGGCGCGCAGCGCGGCATAGTCCTGCAGCGTGTCGCCCGCGGCCAGCGCGACGGCGAGGCGCGCTTCGGCCGGGGTCAGGCCGAACCATTGCGCAACGCGGTCGATCTCGACCACCGGGGTTTCACCCGGCGAACTGCCGAGCGTGACGATCAACGAGGCGCCAAGGCGGACGCCGCCAAGCTGCTGCGCCGATTGCCGCGTGACGCGCGCGACGAGCACGGGGCATTCCTTGCCCGATGGCGCGACGGTCTGGAAGGCAAGGCCGGCGGGATCGGGGCTTTTGACGAGGTCGAGCAGCCGCTTCTGGCCGGGCGGATGGGTGAAGGCGAAGCGATCCTGCGCGGTGCGGATGAAGCCCGCGCGTTCGTAGCGCGCGGCGGGGGCGTTGGCGGCAAGGACGTTGAGCTGGTCGTCGAGGCTGAAGATCGCGAAGGGCGCAGCGTCGGCCGCCGCCCGCGCGGCGCCCGCGGCAAGGTCGAGCGTCGCGATCCGGTCGCTGATCCGCATCGCGCGCTGCATATGCGGCGCCAGCACGCGCAGGCCGCGTTTCAACCGTTCGACGTCGCGGTCGCCCGGGCCCGGGAGCATCAGCCCGAGCCGCTCGCCCCCGCGCCGGTCGAGCAGAACCGCGACCAGCCGGTCGATGCCCCATGGTTGCAGGAAATTGCGGAAGAATTCGGTTTCGGCGAACTCCGCGCGCGTCATGATATCGAAACTGTCGACAACGCTGCCATTGCCATAGCGCATCAGCTTGCGCGACCAGGGATGATTGCCGGCGTAAACCGCCGAATAGATTTCCTGCACCCCGGCGGCGAGGCCGCTCGCCGCGACAAAGCGCGCGCTCGGCGGATTGCTGCTTTCCCAGAGGATGAACGCCGCCTCCCAACTCAACGGACAGAGCGTGCCGGTGATGCGGGCGAGGGTTTCGTTCCAGCTTTCGGGATGAAGGACGGAATCATAGATTTCGCCGATCAGCGCGTTGAGCACCTCCCATTCGGCCGGCGCATTATGGTCGGTCGGAAAGGCCGGTCGCTGTTCGCCCTGCATGCACTTCTCCCCACAGAAGATACGCAGCCCCGGCATTTGACGGGAGCCGAACCGCAATGGCAAGCGCAATGCGACAAAATGAAAAAAATCCGCTCCCTACCCAGGTGGGTAGCGAAACAAGCGTGCGAATCGGTCATGAATGGCCTGCGACCCGAGGAAGGTGGAACCAAGGCCATCTTGCTCTCTTGAAGTCCGCCGGCTTGCCGGCGGACTTCATTTTTGGGGCGCGGCTGGATTGGCAGCTATCGACCGATTGCAGACGTTCAGATATCGAAGCGAATTGACGAAAAGCTG
This genomic interval from Sphingopyxis chilensis contains the following:
- a CDS encoding helix-turn-helix transcriptional regulator, with protein sequence MQGEQRPAFPTDHNAPAEWEVLNALIGEIYDSVLHPESWNETLARITGTLCPLSWEAAFILWESSNPPSARFVAASGLAAGVQEIYSAVYAGNHPWSRKLMRYGNGSVVDSFDIMTRAEFAETEFFRNFLQPWGIDRLVAVLLDRRGGERLGLMLPGPGDRDVERLKRGLRVLAPHMQRAMRISDRIATLDLAAGAARAAADAAPFAIFSLDDQLNVLAANAPAARYERAGFIRTAQDRFAFTHPPGQKRLLDLVKSPDPAGLAFQTVAPSGKECPVLVARVTRQSAQQLGGVRLGASLIVTLGSSPGETPVVEIDRVAQWFGLTPAEARLAVALAAGDTLQDYAALRAVSLNAVRFLLKGIFRKTGANSQAQLVALLARLPAPGEA